The window CATAACTTGTTAATTAATTAGCAACtgtttcagttttcaatttcaaaaaatgATAGCCAAATTtggaaaattcacaaattaaacccaaaaagCTGATAAAACAAATGAGTTGGACTTGTTagctagcttttttttttttttttttccctcttttcttGTCAAGCTCGCTAGCTAGTTAAGTACTCAATATATATACCTTTTGGGATCGGCGTTTAGTCTATCAAAACCGTTATATTTTGGTACTTTAACTAAGCGGTCGATGATGATCAACATTTATCCAGGTCATGCAAAAACCTAATAAAGTGATACGTGTTGACATACTCTCTAATAAATGTGAGTGATCATATCATTGTATGTAAGATCCACATATATTAGAGAGTGTCAAATGGCATTCATGATTGAGTAAACAGTGACTAAATACAAATGAACTGGCTAGATATTCTAATTAATTAGGGCAAATtcataaaactacctcaactatgggtcgCAACAGAATCgtatacctcatgttttaaacattgtaatgtcataccttaacttataaatttgttgcaatgtcaacCCTCCGTTAATTTATCTACATGGTCTTCCATGTCAGAAAAATATGGGCCTTGTATTTgtcacatcatcacttaacggccTACTTAATGGATTAAACAACAGAGGTCTAacattgcaacgaattcataagtttatgtatgaaattgcaatgtttaaaacataaggtatgagattgtggtatgaccataattgaggtagttttatgtaatttactcaATTAATTAACTGCATAGATTTGTTCTTGAAGATGTATCTATGTGTGGTCCTATCCACATAcattttttacctttcacacacTCATTGTTAATTTCTCTTATGTGATCCTCGGCAATCCATTTAATTTAACGGCTAGAATTTGAGAAGAGTGTGAGAAAGGTAAAAAAGAGTGTGTGGATATAAATATCCTATACCTATATTATATACACTTCTCTATCAAAAcccttgttttattttgttgttactTCTTCGTGCATGGGTTGGTTTCACCTCCTAAGCCTTGATCTGTTTTTCAATGCATGggttgttttattttgttgtatttGGCTTTGTTTTTACCGTCTTTTTTCGTGTTCCGGCTTAATGCATATGCAATCTATGTTTACCAAAAAATGAGAGATTGAAAGATTGTACGCGTGCGTACGTATATATGCTAATCCATAGAACCAGAAAAATCAACCAGTACCATATGAACGACTACTACTACTACTGCAGGCGCCTTCCGATCTCCCACagtaatttttttgttagtaacgttcttgtttcttctcttcttcctcctagTCTTCTCACCTTTCCCTGAATACCATCTCAATAATTTTCCCTTGATTTCCTCTTTCACTACGTCTTTCAATCGTAAAAAGAACAACTACACAACCCTACCACACGTTCCTTCGATGGGATTCTGGAAAATTCCATCGAAGGAGTAGTACGCACAAGGTTAGTGCATGGAACCAAAATTAAGCTTTGTTATAATTACGTATTTGGTAAGTTAACTTGCATTGactaattacaatttttttgtgTTCCATCATTAGAATAAAACTAGTTTGGAGAGAATCGAAGAAGATTTAGCTAAAGCACGTGCAGCGATTCGTGATGCAATTCAGTCCAGAAACTATAATTCAAAGAGAGAAGAGACTTTTGTCCCAAGAGGAAGCATTTACAAAAACTCTTATGCTTTTCATCAGTTGAGTATCTATAGTGCTAACAAAAACctgcttttattttcttcccaaAGATAAATTTCATCATGATCGATGCTTTCTTATAATGATTGTGATGCTAATTGTTAGGAGTCACATAGAAATGAGGAAGAGGTTTAAGGTGTGGACGTACAAGGAAGGAGAGTTACCCTTAATACACATGGGTCCTATGAAAGATATTTACGGCATTGAAGGACACTTCATAGATGAAATAGAGAGGAAGGAGAGCCCTTTCAGGGCTATGCATCCTGATGAGGCTCACACATTCTTCCTTCCCTTTAGTGTTGCCAACATTGTCGAATACGTTTACTTACCTATCACTAGAATACAAGACTACCATCTCGATCGCCTGCAGCGGGTAGTCATTGACTACATTGGCATCGTGGCAAATAAGTATCGATATTGGAACAGAAGCGATGGCGCTGACCATTTTATGGCATCATGTCATGATTGGGTAATGCTTTACTAAACGCTATCTTTTTGTGCCACATTTTGATATTAAATTATAAGGATATGTGTATAGGTCATCTCAATCAATAATTTTATCATATTTCAGGCACCCCGCGTCTCATTAGGTCACTCTAAACTCTTAAAGAACTTTATTAGGGTTCTTTGCAATGCCAACACCTCTGAAGAATTTAAACCCCAAAGAGATGTCTCAATGCCGGAAGTTTATGTACTCCCTCGAGAGATTGGACCACCAGATTTAGGTCAGGCCCCAAACAACCGCCAGATTCTAGCATTCTTCGCCGGCAGAGTCCACGGACCGATTCGAACCGTCTTGCTACATTATTGGAAGGACAAAGATGATGAAGTTCAAGTCCATGAGAAGCTTCCCCAGGACCAAAACTACACAAAATTAATGGGTCAAAGCAAGTACTGCTTGTGCCCCAGTGGGTTTGAAGTGGCAAGCCCTAGAGCTGTGGAGGCAATTCATGCAGGATGTGTACCGGTGCTAATTTCTGACAATTATACATTGCCTTTCAATGATGTTCTTGATTGGAGCCAATTTTCAGTACAAATTCCAGTTGCCAAGATACCGGAAATTAAGACCATCTTACAAGCAATTCCGTATGAAAATTATGTGAAAATGCAGAAGAGGGTGTCCAAAGTTAAGAGGCATTTTGTGCTTAATCGGCCGTCTGAGCCGTTTGACGTAATTCACATGATTCTTCACTCAGTGTGGCTGAGACGACTTAATTCTAAGCTCAAAACTTGATCATGATTCATCAACCTAGACATCACcttgtgtaatttttttaaccCCTTCATTTTTTTCGGTATCTGATCAGTCCGTAGTCTTTCTTGTATGTAAAAATTTGTCAGCAGTAATTAATGGGACACAAGCTGGCTAGCTATATACCGACGCTCATAAGAGATATATATATCAGATCTTGTTGCATTTTTTCCTCTCAAGCTCCATATCGATCTTTGGTTTTATAATAAAACCAACCTCATTTCTTATATATGCAGGGATATGTGGAACTCACGTGAGACCTAGCTACATATGGAAGCAAAGAATCCCATACCTTGATTAGGAAAGGTAGTTTACTAGCGAGGCACTATTTGACTTTTAATCACATGATAAACTGAGTAATTAATCTTAATGAATCGACTTAAGTCCACTCATCACCTGTATGGGAGTACTAAGTATTTTAAGTAGGTCATGTATAAATCCAGCACGGTTTAATTACTGTAGTACTCTTGAAAGTGTCTTTGAGTTCTACTCGACACTctgaaaattattttgtttcacTTTGCCATCTAAACTATGTTTTTGCGTCCCAGTTTACCCTATGCTGTTAAATTCATTTCATTACTCCCGAATATCAAGATATTCATCAATTTTCACATCTTGATTTCGAGTTTTGATatgaaaaatatggaaaaaaaaaaaattaaaggaaataatAGAGAGCTTGTGTgtgggagatgagagagagatatgAAGGAAATTTTCCATGGGCAACTTCCAATCAAATTTGAGTTAATTCATGCCAAAATCTTTTTCAGTCGACAATCTTTTTctcctttgtttttatttcttttttctcaacTATAAACTATGATTTAAACTAATCTTTTTAACAaaccaaatttatttatttttctgccCACGTGGTGTTTACATGGCATACACATAAGAAAATTATGGGTCCTTCACCGTcactgtggatgcaaatttccgccttatTCTTCATAgataaaattgcacctacaaaacaattaacacattTGGTCAAGACCAAGGGCCTCACGTGCCCACaatgaatgtgtgtgtgtgtgtgtggggggggggggggggggagggaatAACCTctaatgtcaaagttagaatttgagggaaaagtgtttagagaatttggagaattttgcaagagtgtTGAACTTaagtttttggagaaaatggggTGGTATTTATAAGGGTGTGGCCGGCCTTTTTGGGAGAGATGGGAACCGGCCACTTTAGTGgtttttttgggtgtaatttacAATTAATTAGCTACTTAATATAATTTAGGAGAAataatttgggagttaccttgtgagGGAGATTttatgaggatggatgaaataggttttaaataaatacctattttgatcgcttttgaccttgattgtcCATTGCTTGCATGTAGAAGTTTCGGTgtgccttgagggtaattttatctttttttaccCTAGAATTCACGTAttgcctccatatttttctcgaTCATTTTTGTCTCCACagccacatcaacatatatATTTAACGGAATAATTAACGCACTTTATTAGCCGCAAATAAATTGGGACACAAAAACATGATTTAGAAgataaagagaaacaaaataactTTCTAGGGGTAAAAATGAGACTCAAAGACACTTTCAGAGGGCACTATAGTACAACTCCCAAGTATTTAGTTAGATAGGAATGCTAGCAATCTTCTCATTGTGAACATCCTCATTTTGCCTTCTCTATTCTCCTCCTCATCATGCAAGTCACACGGTGATTTAAACTATCTAATAATCTCTATGTCCATCTAAAGATTAtcattggaagaaaaaaaaaaaaaaaaccgaaattgTTTAGTCATCTAACACTAATCCATGACGAAATCATATTTCTCACTTAAACGCtacaattttaacaatattGATTGAATGGTTAAACAATTTCTAATTTGATTGAATTTTGTACTGTTAATTTTTCAaaagtaacttaaaaattaGACGATTGCAGTCAGTAAGAaatatgacaaaataaaaaagagaattgaaaacGTAAAATGAGAAAATTTGAGTGAGGAATTAATTAGATATAATTCATATGAGGGCTGAagggctctctctctctctctctctctctctctctctctctctctctctctcttaccatTGATCGATCGGATTGACGACTTATAACGGCACATTACTTGCAGTTTAATAAAAAAGCAGCAACATCAAGAATTCAAAATGTTTGCGATCCAAGAAATTTATTTCGACCTCATATACATGTATGTTGGCCTCGCCACACATTAAGCTGataaataaattagtttgattcaatGTACCTTTGGGATTAGGGTTTTTTGTCCATTCCCTAGGGAACTAGCCTCAAAGTACGACTTTCTACTTTTGGTGAAATATTTAGAATCACTTGACAATGATTTATTCATTGGAGTCATTTCATTATGACAACTCTCACGCAAGAGTGAGTTCATGTTGAAGAAACTTgagatttcatcataaaattaagagaattttaacgaaaaatttctgatattattcactttaacgaaaagctgtacttttacactaaaaagtaaaTCCTTGTACTATTCAccttaccttttattttgtccttatcgttaaaactcaaagttttcaagcatttttcattagttttccttaaaattaattgttaatAAAAGAAGTAGCTTAACTTACTTATTAGTCTTGTAAGGTTTATTCTTTTTCTGATATAAAACTCTTTAACCTTCATATCCTCACACGCCCTCTTATGTAtgagaaaattttcaagccaaacacatGGGAAACAATTTGGTGACGTAGAGCACGTGCGACCATTGGGCTACACATGTGGACcaacttgctctgataccataaaaatagttgaaattctaccataaaaccaattgacaatatgaacaGTAATACAACTATATATAAGCATATGCAAGGTCCCTCGTTTCCCCGATGTGTGATCGATACTCTCAGCATGCCCCTTCATGTGTGACAAATTTTCACGCCTAACACATGGACAACTCATTTGGGTGATGTGGAGCACCTGTGGCCGTTGAGCTTCACACGTGGACAAACTTGCTTTGATATCATAAAGAAAGTTAagatttcaccataaaaccaaatggcAAGAGGGGCAGTagcccaactacttataagcacatgtaagGTTTCTCATTTCCCCGATTTTAAGATTGATAAACACGCCCCCTCAAGtatggcgaattttcaagcctagcaTGTGGGCAACACAATTGGGTAgcgtggagcacgtgtggccgttgggcttcacacgtgggccAACCAACTTAGATACTACggagaaagttgaggttctaccgtaaaaccaattgacaatatagggagtagcccaactacttataagcacatacaaAGTCTCTCATTTTCTTGGTGTGAAATTGATATCTCAACACGTGTGAGGTCtagtaaaatatataaaatctcATATTTTGTGAGATATGCTCTTTTAATGACATGGTCAAACACCCCTTCAAAATTAACTCTCCTCATATTCATCTCACATGATAACGGTTCTTCTTCCGCATGCTGTGATTTAATACATGGCAAATTACTGATCAATAATTTATCTAATACATAACTTGCAAGATAATCATcatcaaactttttataattttaattttatccaTATCTGTAGCAATTTGCCATGTtcaattatttttcattaatatcAGTGTGTGATAATCTTCACCCAGCTAAACCGCTAAGAGCTACCCTTTTATATACATGCAAGTAAAAAAATGCAGCTCTGCTGAAGTTCTTAAATAAACCCAGATGACCGCTCAGATCATCGTCTTCCTTGCCGACTCGCCGACTCATCCTCTCACTGATTCTAATAAATGGACACCTCACTGAAGAAACAGTCAAGCTAGCTAGCCAGCCATGGCCATGACTTCAGCTTTCCGCTGCCCCACACTTTTTTGGctaattatcttcttttttctcgTTTTCTTCGTTCTAACCTTCTCACCCTTGCTTCGTGAAAACAATGTCATTATTCCCTTTGTTTCCTCTTTCAATACTACTACTACACCTTTCAATCTGACAAAGAGCAACTACACATCCCTATCTCAAGTTTCATATTTTGATGAGCTTCTCACAAGCTCCATGTATTGAAGGAGACACAAGGCTAATCTTACCAAAGTAagcatttcaatttcatttttcagGTTAATAAcagtttcaattttcaaaacttgtttagtaactgttttcatttttcaaaaagtgACCAAGCCAATTTTGGAAAATTCATCACAAAAGAGAGCTTTATGTTCTAattattttgaacaaaatgATTATGAAATGACCCCCAAGTGTAATCATTCTCATGTAGTTATTAAAATCAAAACGATGGTAATTATCttgataaattaattaatttgactaATGCTTGATTTTAGTGGATTTAATCTTCGTGATCAGGGTAAGACTAGTTTGGATACAATTGAAGAAGGCTTGGCCAAAGCACGAGCAGCAATTCTTGAAGCAATTCAGTTTAAAAAGTATGCATCACAGAAAAATGAGACTTTTATCCCAAGAGGAACCATTTACAAAAATCCCTATGCTTTTCACCAGTTAAGTAATTTTAAGATTCTATGTACAATACGAATTAtactcttctcttttttttctaagTGATCATTTGCTTTGACCAATTAAGAGGGTTTTCTTACTAAGGTTTACTTAAAGTTTGAATGGCTAGATTACGATTGTCAAACTTCAGCCGTGCAACTCCAATCATCCACTGCACCAGTGCATCCTATACATTGTCATTCGTGCATTCTAAAGTTTTTGCTAACCATAATATGCATGGTGCAGGAGTCACGTAGAGATGATGAAGAGGTTCAAGGTGTGGAGCTACAAGGAAGGAGAGCATCCATTAATACATTTTGGTCCAATGAATGACATATATGGAATCGAGGGGCAATTCATTGATGAAATAGAGGGGGAGGAAAGCCCATTCCCTACACATCCTGATGAGGCACACACATTTTTCCTTCCCTTCAGTGTTGcctgttgagaatcaatgtcaattgtaggtgaaataggtggatgttgtaggtgaagtaagtgtgtgaggttggtgaagtaagtgtgtgaggttggtgaagtaagtggaggttgtaggtgaagtaggtggatgttgtaggtgaagtaagtgtgtggtgtagctttcatttggtttgctataaatacccaagtcctcaagcattgtaaatcatccaaggaaaaacaaagcctagagctaaataagaaaagttttgctaattagtttgttttgtgagctttctttaagagtgtgctctattttcttcttcttgggatcattagagttatcttggatactcttcttattcaacaattggtatcagagccaagtcggtcagggatcgttcttggtagagcattggttgtaaagtctcttgaaataccgagtatgctctgtggttgcagtattgactgatcttccacatcagaaaagatttcttgagattattgctggggttatcacaaacattgagagggagcttctttgtgtcgagagtagtgtattactctgcacggtagtcactcaagcttattcggtgtagtcaaagtcttgccgatacgatgggtgatcttcaagttgttggaggaatcaagaagctcaacaaccaaaactataacacgtgggcaacgtgtatagagtcttaccttcaaggtcaagacttgtgggaggttgtcggtggtagtgaagttacacaaccggcagcggaagatgttaacggcgtcttgcggaagtggaaaattaaagcaggcaaatcaatgtttgccttaaagaccacaatagaagaagaaatgttggagcacattcgggatgctaaaacgccaaaggaagcatgggacacttttgttacactcttttcgaagaggaacgatacaaaattgcaacttctcgagaatgagctgctatcgatggtacaacgcgacatgacgattgcccggtactttcacaaggtgaagtcgatatgccgcgaaatttcagaattagatccaacagctcctattggggaaaccaggatgaagagaataattatccatggtttgagacccgaatatcgagggttcattgctgctatacaaggatggccgacacaaccatcgcttgttgagtttgaaaatttgcttgcaagtcaagaagctatggccaagcaaatgggaggagtctcactgaagagtgaagaagaagcgctctacaccaacaaaagcaaaggcaccttcaagcggtacactggtagtggatctaaaaaggatggagaaaaggtgcaaagtcaccaaggaaatggaggctcttgTTCTGGgagagcttggaagaatcgcggtaatagtaaaaagtttagtgacaagtgttacaactgcgggaagatgggccacatggcgaaagattgttggaccaagaaagagcctgttgaaagtaatactg of the Pyrus communis chromosome 1, drPyrComm1.1, whole genome shotgun sequence genome contains:
- the LOC137730072 gene encoding probable glycosyltransferase At3g42180 codes for the protein MAMNSAFRCPTLFWLTIFFFLVFFVLTFSPLLRENNVNIPLVSSFNTTTTPSSLTKRNHTSLPQVSYFDELLTGSMYQRRHRANLTKNKTSLERIEEDLAKARAAIRDAIQSRNYNSKREETFVPRGSIYKNSYAFHQSHIEMRKRFKVWTYKEGELPLIHMGPMKDIYGIEGHFIDEIERKESPFRAMHPDEAHTFFLPFSVANIVEYVYLPITRIQDYHLDRLQRVVIDYIGIVANKYRYWNRSDGADHFMASCHDWAPRVSLGHSKLLKNFIRVLCNANTSEEFKPQRDVSMPEVYVLPREIGPPDLGQAPNNRQILAFFAGRVHGPIRTVLLHYWKDKDDEVQVHEKLPQDQNYTKLMGQSKYCLCPSGFEVASPRAVEAIHAGCVPVLISDNYTLPFNDVLDWSQFSVQIPVAKIPEIKTILQAIPYENYVKMQKRVSKVKRHFVLNRPSEPFDVIHMILHSVWLRRLNSKLKT